The sequence CCCCCGGGACATTCCGGCGGCCTTTGACGCGCTGGACCACTTTGACCTGGCCGACAAACTCTTCGAGCGGGTCGACCGACTCTCCGGCGGTGAGCGCCAGCGCGTGGGCCTGGCGCGCGCGTTGCTCGCACCGGCCCGGCTCTGGCTGATCGACGAACCCTTGTCGGCGCTGGACCCCACGCGCTCGAAACAGGCCGTGGCCGCGCTGCAGGACGGCGCCCGCGAACGCGGTGTGACGCTGGTGGCCACGCTGCACCAGGTGGACGTGGCGCTGGCCCACTTCCCGCGCATCGTCGGGTTGAGGGACGGCCAGCTGGCCTTTGACCTGCCCGCCGCCGAGGTCACGCAGGAACGCCTTTCGCGCCTGTACGACCAGTTCGAACACGAGCTGCGCGGGGAGATGCCGGTGGTGGTGGCCGAGCCAACGGCCCCACCCCAGCCCGCGGTGATGCACTGCCGCTGAGCATGAGCGCCGTCGCCCCCTCTGTGCGCAGCGCCCCCGCGCGCGACCCCGCGTGGACCGGCCGCGTGTTCTGGCTCGGCCTGGGCGTGGTGCTGCTGTGGCCGCTGATGGTGGCCACCGAGTTCAAGCCCTGGATATTCCTGGAGCCCGACAACCTCAAGGTCAGCCGCCAGTTCATCGCCACTTTCTGGCCGCTGGTGGTCAACGCGGAGTTCATGGGCATGGTGGCGCGCGAGACCTGGCGCACCGTGGCCATGGCCACCGCCGGGGTCACGCTCGCGTTGGTGGTGGCGATCCCGCTGGCGCTGATGTCGGTGCGCCTGCTCTCGGTGTCGGCGCTCTCGGGCCGCATGGCGCGCGGGCCGTTCTGGTTCCGCCAACTCGTTCGCTGGTTGCTCATCGTGCTGCGCAGCGTGCCCGAGCTGGTGTGGGCGCTGGTGTTCGTGCGCGTGGTCGGCCTGGGCCCCACCGCCGGCGTGCTGGCGATCGCACTCACCTACGGCGGCATGCTGGGCAAGGTGTACGGCGAGATCCTGGAGAGCGGTGAGTCGCACGCCACCGAAACCCTGCTGCGCAACGGCAGTGGCCGCCTGCAGGCCTTCTTTTACGGCCTGCTGCCGACCAACGCGGCCGAGCTCACCAGCTACACCGTGTACCGCTGGGAATGCGCGATCCGCTCGTCGGTGGTGCTCGGTTTTGTGGGCGCCGGTGGCCTGGGCCAGCAGCTCGACAACTCCATGAAGATGTTCAACGGCGGTGAAGTGGCCACCATGCTGCTGGTGTTTGTGTTGCTGGTGGCACTGGCGGACCGGGTGAGTTCGTGGCTCAGGAAATCGCTGGGTTGACGCGATGAAAAAAGCCGTGGCCGCCAACCCACCCTACAAGCTGCCGCCGCGCCTGTTCGACGCGCGTTGCAAGGCCTGCTGGTTTGTCGCCGGTCTGTTCGTGCTGGTGGTTGCCAGCTTCGCTTCGCTCGATCTGCAGTGGGCGCAATTCCTCTCGCTGGACGCCGCGCGCAGCATGGGCCGCTTCGTGGCGGAGTTTTTCCCGCCCGATCTCTCGCCGGTGTTCGTGAAGAAGGTCGCCATCGGCACCTGGGAAACGCTGGCCATGTCGGCGCTGGGCACCGCGCTGGCCGCCGCGGCCGGCCTGGCGTTGGCGCTCCCCGCGAGCCGCCTGCACTCGGCCGACGCCGCGTGGGGTCGAACCCCCACCCGCTGGGTGCTCAACGCGCTGCGCAGCATTCCCGAGCTGGTGTGGGCAGCACTCCTGCTCATCTCGGCCGGTCTGGGTCCGTTCGCCGGCACGCTGGCGCTGGCTTTTCACACCACCGGCGTGCTGGGCCGCCTGTTCGCCGAAGCGATTGAAAACGCACCGCCCGGCCCCGGCGACGCGCTGCGCGTGCAAGGTGTGGGCAACGGCCGCGTGTTCCTCTACGCCACGCTGCCCCAGGTGTTGCCGCAGCTCATGAGCTACACGCTGTACCGCTGGGAAAACAACATCCGCGCCGCCGCCGTGCTCGGCGTGGTGGGCGCGGGCGGCCTGGGGCAGCTGCTGGCCTTTCACATGGGCCTGTTCCAGATGAACAAGACCGCCACCATCCTCGGCGCCATGCTGCTCATGGTGGCGGTGGTGGACGCGTCCAGCCATGGCGCGCGGCGGTTGCTCACGAGATGAGTGTCTTGGCGAGTCTCAGCCCGCTGAACTGCCAGCGCGCATCGGTCGGGAAAAAGTTGCGGTAGCTCGCGCGCAGGTGCGAGGCCGGCGTGGCGCACGAGCCGCCGCGCAGCACGGTCTGGTTGACCATGAACTTGCCGTTGTATTCGCCCACCGCGCCCTCGGCCACCTGGTAGCCCGGGTAGGGGCTGTAGCTGCTCGCCGTCCATTCCCACACGTCGCCAAACATCTGCAGCAATCCGCCGCCCGCGCGCGCGGGCATGGGGTGCAAGGCGCCCGCCTCCTGCAGGTTGCCCTGCACCGGCAACGAGGCCGCGGCGGCTTCCCATTCGGCTTCGGTGGGCAGGCGGGCACCGGCCTGGTCGGCGTGGGTGGCCGCGGTCCAGCGCGCAAACGCGTCGGCCTCGAAGTAGCTCACGTGCACCACCGGTGTGTGCGGGTCCAGCGGCACGGCGCCGTTCAGGGTGAACACGGTGGGCAAGGCCTGGGGATCCCGGGGGAGTGTCCAGTAGAGCGGTGCGCGAATGCCTTGCGTGCGCACCCAGTCCCAGCCGGCGGCGAGCCACCAGCGTGGGTCGGTGTAGCCGCCGTCGCGCACGAAGTCCAGCCACTCGCCGTGGGTCACCAGGCGGTTCATGAGCGCGTGTGGCTCCAGCCACTGGCGGTGGCGCGGGGACTCGTTGTCGAACGCAAAGCCCTCACCCGCGTGACCGATCTCGACCAGACCACCGTCGCGCTCGACCCAGCGCGTGGGCACGGGCGCCACCGACACCAACGGCCAGGCGCGCTGGTAGGCCGGGTTCAGCGGGTTGATGGAGAGCAGGTGTTTGATGTCGGTGAGCAGCAGTTCCTGGTGCTGCTGCTCATGGTGCAGGCCCATCGCGATCAGGCGCAGCGCATCCGCGCTGTCGGTGTGCGCGATCAGTTGTGTGATGCGTTCGTCCACCTGCTCGCGCCAGCGCCACACCTCGGCCAGATCGGGCCGCGTGACCAGCCCGCGCTGCGGCCGCGAAAACTGCTCGCCCACGCCGTTGTAGTAGCTGTTGTAGAGCACCCGAAAGGCGGGGTTGAAGGGCTTGAAGTCGGGTTCGAAAGGCTCCAGCACGAAGGTCTCGAAAAACCACGTCACGTGGGCGAGGTGCCATTTGGCCGGACTCGCGTCCGCCATCGACTGGGCCTGGCAGTCCTCGGGCGAGAGGGGTGCGGCGAGCGCACGCGTCTGGCCGCGCACCGCCTGGTAGCGCCGGGCCAGATGTGCGCGATCCGCATCGAGGCGAGAACCCGTGTCGGGCTGGGGGGAGTCGTGTCGCAT is a genomic window of Hydrogenophaga sp. RAC07 containing:
- a CDS encoding phosphonate ABC transporter ATP-binding protein; this translates as MNITLQGVFARHPAARAGHAPALRSLDLKIASGEQVAVIGPSGAGKTTLLQVMACALPPTGGEFTLDGRNPWTLPRSALQRQRGQLFLAPQVPPLPPRQRVVTSVLAARLPAMGLLASLRSLFYPRDIPAAFDALDHFDLADKLFERVDRLSGGERQRVGLARALLAPARLWLIDEPLSALDPTRSKQAVAALQDGARERGVTLVATLHQVDVALAHFPRIVGLRDGQLAFDLPAAEVTQERLSRLYDQFEHELRGEMPVVVAEPTAPPQPAVMHCR
- a CDS encoding PhnE/PtxC family ABC transporter permease, which produces MSAVAPSVRSAPARDPAWTGRVFWLGLGVVLLWPLMVATEFKPWIFLEPDNLKVSRQFIATFWPLVVNAEFMGMVARETWRTVAMATAGVTLALVVAIPLALMSVRLLSVSALSGRMARGPFWFRQLVRWLLIVLRSVPELVWALVFVRVVGLGPTAGVLAIALTYGGMLGKVYGEILESGESHATETLLRNGSGRLQAFFYGLLPTNAAELTSYTVYRWECAIRSSVVLGFVGAGGLGQQLDNSMKMFNGGEVATMLLVFVLLVALADRVSSWLRKSLG
- the phnE gene encoding phosphonate ABC transporter, permease protein PhnE; the encoded protein is MKKAVAANPPYKLPPRLFDARCKACWFVAGLFVLVVASFASLDLQWAQFLSLDAARSMGRFVAEFFPPDLSPVFVKKVAIGTWETLAMSALGTALAAAAGLALALPASRLHSADAAWGRTPTRWVLNALRSIPELVWAALLLISAGLGPFAGTLALAFHTTGVLGRLFAEAIENAPPGPGDALRVQGVGNGRVFLYATLPQVLPQLMSYTLYRWENNIRAAAVLGVVGAGGLGQLLAFHMGLFQMNKTATILGAMLLMVAVVDASSHGARRLLTR
- the egtB gene encoding ergothioneine biosynthesis protein EgtB, yielding MRHDSPQPDTGSRLDADRAHLARRYQAVRGQTRALAAPLSPEDCQAQSMADASPAKWHLAHVTWFFETFVLEPFEPDFKPFNPAFRVLYNSYYNGVGEQFSRPQRGLVTRPDLAEVWRWREQVDERITQLIAHTDSADALRLIAMGLHHEQQHQELLLTDIKHLLSINPLNPAYQRAWPLVSVAPVPTRWVERDGGLVEIGHAGEGFAFDNESPRHRQWLEPHALMNRLVTHGEWLDFVRDGGYTDPRWWLAAGWDWVRTQGIRAPLYWTLPRDPQALPTVFTLNGAVPLDPHTPVVHVSYFEADAFARWTAATHADQAGARLPTEAEWEAAAASLPVQGNLQEAGALHPMPARAGGGLLQMFGDVWEWTASSYSPYPGYQVAEGAVGEYNGKFMVNQTVLRGGSCATPASHLRASYRNFFPTDARWQFSGLRLAKTLIS